A genomic stretch from Shewanella woodyi ATCC 51908 includes:
- a CDS encoding GNAT family N-acetyltransferase, whose translation MIDDPLTFIIVADIDGELASTCSLNLNLSIANGARPFAIIERFITSEKFRRQGLSRQVLEFAISMAWEENCCKVMLLSGEHLKKPTFYMDQWALKGRRERLSFSSLAIKPPS comes from the coding sequence ATTATTGACGATCCACTTACCTTTATCATTGTTGCCGATATTGATGGTGAGCTTGCGTCAACCTGTTCATTAAATCTCAATCTAAGCATTGCTAATGGAGCAAGGCCATTTGCAATTATTGAGCGTTTTATCACCTCTGAAAAATTCCGCAGACAGGGATTAAGTAGGCAAGTATTGGAGTTTGCAATATCCATGGCTTGGGAAGAAAACTGCTGTAAAGTGATGTTACTGTCGGGTGAGCACTTAAAAAAGCCCACTTTTTATATGGATCAGTGGGCTTTAAAAGGGCGTCGAGAAAGGCTTAGTTTTAGTAGCTTAGCAATTAAGCCTCCCAGTTAA
- a CDS encoding winged helix-turn-helix domain-containing protein, whose amino-acid sequence MTFQFANCLVFPAHNKLEIDGQSIKIEPKIMQVLCFLLRHQGQVVSREFIAQSLWPDTVVGLDVITRAIFELRKILNDSAQSPQFIETIARKGYCFIYPLEQKSVAEGSVDCLAESYESKSFFKWPLFVTLSVAVILIVVVVGFFLTRYDSDRQVHQFRSTLLTHSDSQVEMPALSPSQKSVLFIQSFPENRFNQIFLMDLQTNKKVALTEQDAIYRFPLWGASGKYIYYIKCIKRDCQLIQDNIESREKQVLFSRGEEITSFDISPLEQEAVLDVIEGENQRLALLYFDKPEPLYMELSDGMHRMPKYSLDGRSVFFVTSTSNSYTVLNQYHLADGVAEQLNSDFHSILSVEPMSDNQLWISGKLDGRFAIWSMSLGSKELEKVIDNHSSEYQSQLSSANNGTFNLVYKNWHRNINVEQYGLTDYPQMLNSDAIDINAIYSPETKTFFSVSNRSGSFEIWLHKANESQHKANESQQMTRLKANSLGQPLLSQDSKQLAFLNKKSAFSELTILDIESQQLLMSYQVPVNTHLLEWSNRSETLYVSVLEQKQYTLAMIDLSNGKLTKLAVNAGGFVKEPTDGNGLIYVDMSNGQLMRTNSLSETKRIVDLLSLNVASIPRGLMLTEQWLYYVVLVDEGPRVMRYELSSSEVSLYAQLPKGSVVTQIGGKDKPFVIFDRRIEDESKIILLESEYD is encoded by the coding sequence ATGACATTTCAATTTGCAAACTGTTTAGTATTTCCTGCGCACAATAAGCTTGAAATAGATGGGCAATCGATAAAAATAGAGCCCAAGATTATGCAAGTTTTATGTTTTTTGCTGCGACATCAAGGTCAAGTTGTGAGTCGCGAATTTATTGCCCAATCTCTGTGGCCTGATACTGTGGTTGGGCTCGATGTGATTACTCGAGCTATCTTTGAGTTACGAAAAATTCTTAATGATTCGGCTCAGTCTCCTCAATTCATTGAAACCATTGCCCGCAAAGGGTATTGCTTCATCTATCCTCTTGAGCAAAAGTCAGTTGCTGAAGGAAGTGTTGATTGCTTGGCTGAGAGCTATGAATCTAAATCGTTTTTTAAATGGCCTCTGTTTGTGACACTCTCAGTTGCGGTAATCTTGATTGTAGTTGTAGTGGGCTTTTTCCTAACAAGGTATGACTCTGATAGACAGGTTCATCAGTTTCGGTCAACGTTGTTAACTCACTCAGATAGCCAAGTTGAAATGCCTGCTTTAAGTCCTTCCCAAAAGAGTGTTTTGTTTATTCAGTCCTTTCCTGAAAATAGGTTTAATCAGATTTTTTTGATGGATCTGCAGACTAATAAAAAAGTTGCGTTAACTGAGCAAGATGCTATTTACCGTTTTCCGCTATGGGGGGCAAGTGGTAAGTATATTTACTATATAAAGTGTATCAAGCGAGATTGTCAGCTTATTCAGGACAATATAGAGAGTAGGGAAAAACAGGTTTTGTTTTCTAGAGGTGAGGAGATCACTTCATTTGATATCTCCCCCTTGGAGCAAGAGGCTGTTTTAGATGTCATTGAGGGAGAAAATCAGAGGTTAGCTTTACTTTATTTCGATAAACCAGAGCCTTTATATATGGAGTTATCTGATGGCATGCACAGAATGCCAAAATACAGTTTAGATGGCCGCAGTGTTTTTTTTGTTACTTCGACATCAAATAGTTACACGGTTTTGAACCAGTACCATTTGGCAGATGGAGTGGCAGAGCAACTCAATAGTGATTTCCACTCGATACTGAGTGTTGAACCTATGAGTGATAATCAGCTTTGGATCTCAGGTAAACTAGATGGGAGGTTTGCGATATGGTCAATGTCTCTCGGTAGTAAGGAGTTAGAAAAGGTTATCGATAACCACTCCAGTGAGTATCAATCTCAACTTTCATCTGCAAATAACGGTACATTTAATTTAGTCTATAAGAACTGGCATCGTAATATTAATGTAGAGCAGTATGGATTGACTGATTATCCGCAAATGTTAAATAGTGATGCTATTGATATTAATGCTATTTACTCCCCAGAGACAAAGACATTTTTTTCAGTATCAAATCGCTCCGGTTCATTTGAAATTTGGCTGCATAAAGCCAATGAATCTCAGCATAAAGCCAATGAATCTCAGCAGATGACAAGGTTAAAGGCCAATAGCTTAGGTCAGCCATTATTGTCGCAAGATAGCAAACAGTTAGCGTTTTTAAATAAGAAAAGTGCTTTTAGTGAATTAACTATCTTGGATATCGAGTCTCAGCAACTTCTTATGAGCTATCAAGTACCAGTGAACACTCATCTGCTCGAATGGTCTAATCGTTCTGAGACCCTCTATGTCAGTGTGTTAGAACAAAAACAGTACACGCTTGCAATGATCGATTTATCCAATGGGAAATTAACAAAACTTGCTGTCAATGCTGGTGGATTTGTCAAAGAGCCCACAGATGGAAATGGACTTATTTACGTTGATATGTCTAATGGACAGTTGATGCGGACAAATTCGTTGTCTGAAACTAAGCGTATTGTCGATCTCTTGTCTTTGAATGTAGCATCAATTCCTCGAGGCCTAATGCTTACAGAACAGTGGCTTTATTATGTTGTTTTGGTTGATGAAGGACCAAGAGTTATGCGATATGAGTTGAGCTCTTCTGAAGTATCTTTATATGCTCAATTGCCTAAAGGCAGTGTGGTCACTCAAATTGGTGGTAAAGATAAGCCCTTTGTTATTTTTGATCGTCGTATAGAGGATGAATCTAAAATCATTTTGTTAGAGAGTGAGTATGATTAG